Below is a window of Humulus lupulus chromosome 9, drHumLupu1.1, whole genome shotgun sequence DNA.
agtttatattaaacaaataatcatgaaaataaaacatgtgagcaaagtgattgaccaagtcaaaaaatgatttctattcttttattgataataaaatgagattacaaagaatttggttttaattaggacataaaactCCAACACCCCCGTCATTTATTcaaggcgcaggaccccagaatgacttaacaaCCATCTATTAAGGGCGCAGGACCCTATAATGATTTATTTGTACATggttgcatgcatgaatagggttattactactgggcatgcttactatgatttggtgacatgttattatctgcTTATGAGCATTTTTGAGTTTTCTTAGTGAgcatcggctcacgggtgctatgtggtgcatgtaaaggtaaaagaaagttggaccatccttgagttggagagcttaggtgaagatgtttacatatgcagctgctcgaccaatacgaCCGAGGTTTAgagaggaactagagttaaaccttatttttccacttaggtcagcTAGTTGTAAATCTCTTATTGtgattaaccttttaaatgtattttgggatcccaatgtatacagtaaatgttttagtgaaatgtttgtatccttgaccaaaatttttaaccctaaaccgttaattatatttacactactacaaaaatggttttttaggactagcattgcaagtcctaaaattttttttaggactcgcggggcgcgagtcctctatttgagagccttaaaaactaaggtttttaagGACTCGCAATTCAAGTCCTAAAAAactgtgcgagtcctaaaaaatctggttgagtgcctttaattaagtttttaggactcgcaatgcgagtcctaaaaaatatgGTTGAGTgcatttaagtaattttttaggactcgcttttcatgtccttaaaagtaatttttttttttttaaaatgcagctacaatttttattttgatttagaaaaaatatatccctttgagtgtccaaaatgtattatatatgttagatttttaaaatttcaaaagaaaatacaacaaaataattttttattaattacgcaaaaatataatttcagtatttagtctactcggcttacaaaatcatattacatgatagtttatactacaatcaaattttatcatcaccaaataataaacaagaaatgtatcaaatgttagtgaaatatattttttattctaaaaacttcaactgtcaatgttgtctagtattgcgccaaagaaatgcatctcaatatagacctgcacattataaaaaaattctttaattgtaaatatattataattcaaacttataaatacAATTTTTACTTTCTATTGATCCAACTTTATGGATGCCAATAATACACCTAGccgacaataaaaataaaataaaataataactaaacaaaaaaaacaatgcacacatcatcatcatcatttggcTTTTAACAATCAAATCAAAGTGAAAATGCATAATTAAGCTACGCAAATTACATTCAAATCAAATAGTTTTGACTAAATTAAGCATCTAATTAAGCATCTTTTAAGAGACCCTTTTAATAATAATCCACCTCTTAATCTCTAATTTCGTTAAAACTTTAATGCCggcttattatttattatgatgttaTGATTCAAGTGGGAAGGAGCTTAAGTGATAAGACATTAGTactacttagttacttgattaatTAAGAAAGAAACATCACTAATTTGAATCCTATCTTAGATGTATAGTGAGTTTCaactaaacataatttttttagccTATTCTagtaattaaaaatttatctCAGATCTAAGTATGTATTTAAAATTCtataatcaacttaattattaattagaccgtcaaatgttaaatatccggatcacaaatttatcattaTGGCAGTCAtcttttcatatttccacacaaaactaagtacaaaaaaatctatagaaaatcgaacagcatatcccctaatttactagcctagccatctgtcacaatcaacaccaacatgtcaaacaaatcaaacaacacacaggttttcatccatatatcaccgcagcacacaaaattctcagaacctacttcactaagacatgtaagttctcaatcttccattatcatcgcagcacacaaaattccaagaacatacttcactacggatgaatatctaagataatcaaactccactaaagtgcaATACTAAAGCAATTAGAGTATAAACACATACACATTCCTTCATTTGATCAAAGGGAAACATAATTACCAAATCAATTACTAATTCTATTGTTAAGAGACAAACTCATTTATTTGAAAAACATTTCCCTGAACAACTTcttaaagataaaaaaaaaaaatgagatgaAAAGGTTAACATGAAAAGAGTACTAAGTTATACTCATACCTGCTTCCATAGCTCTTCAACTTCCTTTATACAGACGCACATTTTTGCTCTATTAGATATTGCTATGGCCCAAAAGCCTATCcagaaatacaataaataaaatttaacttAGTTGAGTTACAGAAACCGCAAAAAGATTGGCTAACGATAGAAAAAAGGGACAAAAAATGATGCTAATTCCAAACTTAAACCCATTTAATCACACACCCATTACCAAAAACAAAAACTACAGAAGTTGAGAGTTGAAAAAGAATACATGAACAAGCTTTCCTTGGTTCTGCTGTTTAGGTGCAGCAGCAAGTAATCTTCTTAAATTTACTTCCGTTTTGCTAGTTCCCATATTTCAAAAACCTACAAAAGCAAAACTCAATTTTAAGCCCAAAAATATCAATCAATTCAGAATTGACCAAATTAATcatattaatccattcaaaccGGTTGCAAAATGCACCAAAATCCAGTCAAGAAATATACCAAAAGCTAGTAGCAAAATACAAGTAGTAGCCATTAAAGAAGCAACAAAAAAAATCAGTAATTACACACAGCTACACATAGATACCTTATTTCACATTATATGGTACACATACTGGAGTGGTTTCCATTCTTTAGTTTGTCAATGATCTTGAATATGaaatcaaatattcaaatatgtgTAATTACACACAGCTACACATAGATACCCTATTTCACATTATATGGTTCCTTTCCCTTTCATTTTAAAATTAGATTAAGACATCAAACATGAGATTGATTCTATTATAAAAAATATGCATACTATTTCAAAGAATACAAAAAGGTCAGAACATGTAAGTTATCTTCCCAGTTCTGCAAACCTTTAGTGTGATGACCGCCGTTCTCTTTGTTTGGTCCGAGCTGCAATTTTCCATGGTCCAAGTCATCGACTTGAGGTGCGGAAAAATTCCCTGAATATTAGTTGAAAGCCATTTATTTAAATGTCAGTCTCTAGTAGTTTAAACAAAGGAAAACTCATTATGAAGTTGCAGCCAACTAAACCAAGAATTGATAAACCTCTAGCTCTAACATCtgatatcataaaaaaaaaggtttgatAAATAAACAAGTGAGAGCTTCCTCCTACCATTTCTGGAATAATTGGTGCGGTAACAGTAGCCCCGAGCCCAGCCACCGTCCCTGCCGAACCCAGCCACCGTCCCTGCCCGAGCCCCTCCCTGCACAGCCACTGTCCCTGCCGAGCCCAGCCACCGTCCCTGCCGAGCCCAGCCACCATCCCTGCCGAGCCCAGCCACCCTCCCTGCACAGTCGACCCAGACCCAGCCCAGCCTAACCCGAACCCCTCCCTGCACCGTCCTTGCATGATCGATCCCACCCCCTGAGACCCCTGCGCCGTCGAGCCCAGCCAGCCCGGAGAACCCCACTCGCGCGTCGAGCCCTTGAACCCCCAGCTGTTGTCGAGCCCTTGAACTCCTAGGCGACATCGAGCCCAGGCAAAGTGAGAGAGCCGAGTCCCCTGCCTCTGCATCGAACCCGCCGCCGTGATCCGACCACCAGCCACCCACCTGCGTGACCCATGCACGCCGTCAAAGAGGAGGGCTAAgggctggtttttgagttgaggaaaagaacgagagagagagagagtgagattgAGGTTGAGGGATAgggtttagttattattattattattattattatttattaataaaatatatagttattattataaaaatatataaatacaaagtataatgatattaagaaaaaataatattagtttttattttttaagtatatttaaaaactaacaacttataattttttttaagaaattattaaaatatttaaccatatataaataatttacttTTAACTATTACTTTCAGCcaagttgtttttaggactcgcaaagtgagtccttaaagagtattaaggactcccaaagcaagtccttaaaattgttaagtaaaacactcattttttagcccagatttttttaggactcgcatatttttttaggacactcattgcgagtcctaaattgtgttttttcaggactctcaatgagtgtcctaaaaactccataaatttttttaaggacttgcatttatgtgcgagtcctaaaaaagtatcccgtaaagggtattttgtagtagtgttagttacacgattatggtcaaatgactcgtttagcgagtttagcactatttcaaatacacagtgtaatggttcgtgggtagtagggcattacagtgaaTGTCAGGTGGCTTCTTGTGTCACTGTGCTTGACACCTGGTAGCTCTACTCGAGGTCTGAAGGATGATTCTCATGGACTTGGAGGACGTGAGTAGAAGAGACGATATTGTAATTATGACTTGGAGCACCATCCTGGAACGTGGTCCTCAGGAAGTAGCATTTCTACGAGGAGATACTTCTCCAGTGATGGGTGAACGGTGATTGGAGGCAAGGCTTACCTTCTGTGTAGCTCCAACCAAGGGAGTTAATTAGCTTGTGTGAAGAATGTCATGTGTCACTTTGGTGAAAATAAAGACaacaatattaattattattgattttttaagttaaCGTGTAAAATGTGTCAAAATTAGCCCAAAATTTACATAAAACATTCAACATAGTCAAGGGATATCAGCACCTGCCACGTGGAGAATTTCAAAGCCATGCATGAGGACACGTGTGTTGTTCCATGAACTACGTGGTGGCTACGTAAAAATATATTCCATCCATTATATGAATAAATACTCATCGTAATAATACAATACTAGCTAGTCAAAGTTCAAAAGATTCAAGATTCGACAGTGAGCTCAGCcacatcacaacataaccatgacCAGTTTCACCAATTTCTACGAAACCTGGTTCGAGCAGCTACACCACCTGGTCCACCAGCTAGTAGCGGCGCACCGTCCTCCGACGACCCCAGACCACAACTACGACCTAGAACACCTCGTCAACAAAGTCATGTCCCACTACACTGAATACTACCAAGTCAAGTCAGTCGCCGCCGAGAGCGACGTCTTATCCGTGTTCGCCGCACCATGGGCCACAACACTCGAGCGCTCTCTCCACTGGATGGCCGGGTGGCGCCCCACCACCGTCTTCCACCTTATCTACTCAGAATCCTCCATCCTCTTCGAGTCCCACATCATCGACATCCTCCGCGGTCTCCGTACCGGAGACCTCGGCGACCTCTCTCCCTCCCAGTTCCGCCGCGTCAGCGAGCTCCAATGTGAGACGGTGAGAGAAGAGAATGGGATCACGGCCGAGTTCTCGGAGTGGCAAGACAGCGCGAGCGAGCTGATGAATGTGAGCGCGAATGTGAGTGAGAAGATCGGACGGTTGGTGAGTGTTTTGAGAAAAGCTGATGATCTACGGCTGAGAACGATTCAGAGGGTTGTTGAGCTATTGACGCCGCAGCAAGCGGTGGAGTTTCTCATCGCTGCCGCTGAGTTGCAGTTCGGTGTTCGTGCCTGGGGAGTCAATCACGACCGTCAACGCGAGAATATTCAATAacgagattaaaaaaaaaaatttgggtagAGTGGATCACGGACGTCCGTTTTTTATGGTAAAATTGATCGAACGGTGTGAGATCATGGCAAGTTTGATCGTTTCTGGTATTATTTCTAACCGCTTGTGTTTTAGATTTCTTCTTCGTGTAAAAtcttaaaatgaaaaataaataaatttaatttgttttagATTTTGGACTTACTTAAAGTTTCCTTTAGTGTGTCCAACTCGGACACCAGAGAATGAAGTGGTTCCTCATCATGGTTAGTAATACTTTAGAGTATTGCTGTTTAACAGCATAAAGGTGTCAACACCACATAATTAGTATAATTTGGTAGTGATACTTTGTATTGTTAAATTAGTGTATATTCTATAATTATTggtttttttggtaaatcagatcTGATTTGATAGGCCTGTCAACATTCTATTACAATTTTTCAAAACATTCTCTATCTATCCTTTGTATCTTGTTAGTCATAAGGCTTCTAATTCTATTCTTTACATTACTTTGAATTTTTTGAATAAGAATTGTGGCTATATAAACTCTATGACTCCACAAAGCTTCATTTCTGGCCCACCAAATCTGATATATCAATGCAGCCAAAGCTACTATGAACACTTGCTTCACGAATCTACCAATTCGTGACTTTGCAATCTACTGCAGCTTGGGTAAGTTAGAAGCTGCTGATTTCCATTCCAGCTAGACCTTAATGTCAAAAAATATGTTCTCATGATTCCTTGCCACTAGCACATAGCAGACATTGATTATCACTAGCTATGTTGAATCTGAATAATCTATCCTTCAGTTGTAACTTGTCTAATAAAGCCAACCATAAAATGAATCTATGCCTTGGTATGATGGCTCTATTCCAGACTTCTCTATACCAAAAAACCTTTCGATATTGTGTAACTAAAGCTTTGTATCCCTCTGCAATCTTGTAAACCCCAGTAGGATAAATTTGTGCCATACTCAGATTCTTGTAATTCGCTGCTGTCGCTTGGTGCTTTGTTGTCCCACCATTCATTCTTTCTAATATACACAGCATGTACCCATCTCACCCATAAAGAATCTTTTTTCGAGGCCAATGCGGAGACATATTTACCAATAGCTACTATGTTCCACTCTTTGATCCTCCTAAAACCCAAGCCTCCCTCAGCCTTAGTTTTACAGATATCCTCCCATAAAACCTGTCCTGAAGTATTAGAATCAACCATACCTTTCCATAAAAAGTTCCTACATATTGCATAAACTTGTTACAAAACCTTTTTAGGAAGAATCATGATCTGTGCCCAATATGTGTAAATTTCCATTAATATTGAATTAACTAAAACTAATCTACCCGCATAAGAAAGGTTTATGGTGCTCCATACTTTAATCCGCTGAACCATTTTGTCCACTAAAATTGTACATTCAGCTGCTGGAAGTCTCTGTGCACAAATAGGAATCCCCAAGTATTGAAAAGGTAATTGTTGCCTTTGAAAACCAGAAGAAACTATTATCCTTTGAACCTCCAATTCATCCATGTTGCTGCAATACAGAGCAGATTTCAATGCATTTGGCTGAAGTCCAGATGTTTGGGAAAATAATTTCAATCCTCTTAGCATAAGATGGACCGATTTAAAATCCCCATGACAGAACAATAAGATATCATCTGCAAAGCAGAGATGATTTAGTTGAAGATATCCACATCTGTCATGAAATTTAAAGCCTTCTATCTTTCCAATCTTTTGCATTATTCGGGATAAATATTCCATCCATAGTACAAATAGAAGAGGAGATAGTGGATCCCCCTGCCGTAGTCCTCTTTTTGCTGCAAAAAATCCATGTAAAGACCCATTAAACATGAAACTAAACCTGGGGGTCCTAACACAGATCATAACCAACTGAATGAACTCAGTATGAAAATTGAAAGCAACCAGCACTTCTTCTATAAACTCCCACTCAATGGTATCATATGCCTTTCGTAAATCAAGTTTAATCAAGCATGTCGGTTTGGAATTGCCCCTTCCATAATGCCTGATCAAATCTTGGCATAGCATTATGTTATATGCTATGTACCTTCCTTGAACAAAACCACTTTGATTCTGAGCAATAAGATCTGGAAGTACCTTCCTCAATCGTGAGCAGACTAATTTAGTTGCAACTTTGTACACCACATTACAGCAAGCAATAGGCCAAAAATCATTAACAGTTTCTGGACATTTGCCATTAGGAATCAGAGTGATAGTTGTAGAATTAATCTCTTTCAACAATCTATCCAGTATGCAAAAAGGATTGAATAGCTTCACATACTAAACTTCCAACCACCTCCCAGTTATCTTGGTAGAAAAAACTATTGAAACCATCAGGCCCCGGGGATTTAGTTCCAGGAATCCCAAACATAACTGCTTTCACTTCTGCATTAGAAAATTCTACTGTTAAAATACACTTGTGAGCTGCTATGACTGTCAGTCCTTGATTAAAAATCTGAGGCAGCACAGATTTTCTTCCTTCCATTTTGCTTCCAAGGAGGTTGTGATAGAACTGCAAGAAAGCATTATTCACTTTATTTGGTTTATCTATCCAAACACCATCCATATCCTTAATTGAGTAAATCCTGTTCACATTCCTTCTAATTCGAATACTATTATGGAAAAAGGAAGTGTTATCATCCCCATATTTCATCCAATGAAGCTTTGCTTTTGGTTGTAAGAAAGATAGATACTTGGCTTTGAGGTCTTTGCATATTGCTTGAGCTTCTGTTTCTTTAGAGAGTAATTCTAGATCAAGTGGATTTTGAACTAAATCTGTTTGGCTATCTAGTAGTACTTGATAACTCCTTGCATAAAGTGCCTGAATATCCCCAAATTCAGTGTTGTTCAACTCCTTTAAGAAAACTTTAATTCTTTTTAATTTCTGAACCAGCTAAAACATTGGGGCACCCCATCCTTGGTCAACCAAATCCTTTCCAACCTTGTTGTAAAATCTGGAACTTGTTGCCACATTCTAAAAAATCTGAATGGTTTCTTCCCTGTTGGAACATCTGAGTAGACAGAAAGAACAGCTGGGCAGTGATCAAAAGCTCCTTCAGACATAAATACTACCTCTGCATTCGGAAATTTACTTGACCATTGCTAATTTGCTAGTACTCTATCCAGTTTAGAATAAATCTGAGTATCTAAACTTTGTTTGTTATTCCAAGTGAAAAAAGAACCTGTGTATTTAACATCTTCCACCTTACAATAATCAACACAAGTCTTGAATGCCCCAGAACATCGTTGCCTCTTATTTCCACCTATCCTCTCTTCCAAACTTAAGATATCATTAAAATCTCCTAGAAGAAGCCATGGACCAGTAACCTTGTCTGCTATATCCTTTAAATCTGCCCAAAGAATCTCTCTTCCAAGTTCATCATTCATTGCATATATGTATGTAACCAAGAACTGTTCTTTTCCAGCCACAGAAATAATATCAAGATGCGTTAGTTGACTCGTACATAACAGAATATTGACAGTAAACATTCCCGGATTCCAACTCACCATAATTCGACCTCCTTTGTGCCAAGCATTATTTGTTGAGAAACACCAACCCGCAAACATATTAACATATACAGACCCCAAATTCTGGGCCTGTACTTTTGTTTCACGGAGACCAACTAAACCCACCTTCATAGCAAATATCAGCTTTTTAACCTCTTCCTGTTTGTGGCGTTTATTGGTCCCCTGAAATTCCAACTGATAATCCTATCCATTTCCACAAGGAGGAGCTCCCCCTCCCTGATGTATAATATCCTCTTGACCATCCAATATGTCTCCTGTTTCCTCCAGAGTCTGAAAACTATTAGTCAACTTGGTATCTCTGACCTCCTCTGATATCACTTTCCTGCCCTTTGTAACAGGAAGAAATCCTTCTTTGTCTTTCTTTTGAAAATCCTCCAAAGGTAACGCCCCTTCTACTTTCTTTTTGACCACCCATTTCTGTCTaacttcatcttcttttctacaCATCTCTGCAGAATGTCCCATGCCCGAACACTTCCTACAAGTGATAGGTAACCATTCATAGTGCACTGTTAGAAAAATTTCCCGCTGTAATTCATTTGTAAATGAAATCACTTCAGGAAATGCTTGATCTAACTGAACTTCCACCAGCACCCTAGGATAGATCAACATTTCTTTGTTCTTAATATATGAATCCAACAGCAATGGAATCCCCACCTGCCCTAGAATTTTAAACAGAGCTTTTTCCCCCAGTATTTTGTTCTATAATTATTGTTAAATTCATATTGTTAAATTAGTGTTGTGCACTAGGCAAGGCGGGATTGCTATGTTCCGAAAAAGTAAATATTTAAGATCACTAGTATTCTTTTTTTTCTTGgattaaaaatatttacatatatgagttctatttatagaatttattaattatttttattaaatttatattaatgtcatataatttaataatttgttgctaattgacaataAATtacattatatgtttaatatgatattatttcaaaataattatcattgtaaaatatttaaaaaatatactattttaatttgtttgattatttttaaataattatgattgtaaaatatttcaaaaatatcctattttattttttaattatttattttattttatttaagtttaagtgtttacaatctaccgttaaatataagaatattctgtcaaagtaaataaaaaaccgttaaaactaagaatttatgttatctacacacttattatatagaagatatatatatatatatgaataaaaatTAGCGGTCTCAAATTCTCTATTCCATCATTATCGCGCCAATAGAATTCTAATAAtggttatttttttctttttttttgagttttgatgtttTTTCCATTAATTTATATATGTTAGTTATTGGGAAAGTAAATGATCGCGACATTAAATAGAtttgatatatttatttaaaaatagaaaatgaaaaagTTAAGTCACAcatatttaaatcaattatttcattaaaaataccatttacttatttttttttcatagtcTCTtataaaaaagttttttttttcatatatgcatcgtatattgtttttttaattaaatacatatattatttttggatattatgcttttttttttaataatatactTTTTAGAAAGAAAAATTTATGCTATATAATTTGTTAGataagaatttaattaatttttaataccGATAGTAAAAATAAAGCAtaagtttaatttttctttaattttaataaaaaataatttaaaaacttTGATGAAAATACTATAATAAAACATACTAATtattagaagaaaaataaaattataaaatacttctataaaattataaaaataaattaatatttttttgtacACTATTCACTACAAGAATTGACGCCATTAGCAGCGGGGTCCTCCGCTGCTAATGACCCGCCTCAAATTATTTGTCgctattattagcggcggactgaccACACGTCGCTGATAtcatattattagcggcggaaccTGCCGCTAATACCTGTGTCAGATGCATTATTATTAGCCGTGGGGTTtgccactaataatatttttataatataatttaaaaataatttgaaataaattaatacttattaaatttaattatttttaaaaataattcataataaattttaacaaataaccctttaattaatttaaacataactaacattaaaattaatgtgaatagttttaatatttatcaaactaGCTAATACcgctattgtcattaaaaataaaaaaagtattaattcaatccaaatacataaactaataactaaataaaatcattaagattaatattgaaattgtcctcatcttcaacattctGGTGTGGCTGTGAGGGCGACGGCTAtggctgtggcggtgaaggaatataaggttgctgtgatgatcgtccgagcatgaggtccccaaactgatctCGAGGCTGTGGTTGCGACCCAcccccaaactcaccatatctCACATATGGCTGCTCCAACAAACCTCCAACCTCCCCATACCTAACATTAGGTAGTGGATGTtgcatcgatcctccttgaaaatcggtaaagctaaaatatagtggaggagactgggaagagcgtccaaaaatgtattggttttgatactgaggaggttgttgcgacggCACACGTGGCGGATACGGTGGAGGAGGCTGGTACTGCTGCTGTGGCGGATACTATGAAGGTGGCTGgtactgctgctgtggcggtgtatgaaggtcaggatgGGCGATGTTACTCTAAGAAGACGAACCACCTTTAGATTGTGGTGGCAAATACATCTGCAGAAAATTGTCAAACCGTGGGTCATACAGATTACTGGGTTGCTCAGGTACCACCTTCTGAATCGTCTCATGCATTGCCTTCATTATCAGAGCCATAgtagtcatatcttcattaggcgtagCAGCAGTATctgcttgggactgactttgatctgtagagctggaggttgtctttcttgccttccctttcgccctataacccactcctctttggtagttatatctctccccgagtactttacttagtatctcgtattgatcgactGGGGATGAATCAACGCCAGATACATTAAGAGATCCCTCACTCTGTTGTTGACTCTGCCTCTCAAGCTGTGACCTCTGAACTTTTGCCGTaattttttcctgtataaagataatattataaaagaaattagaaacgttagaaacattagaaacaaaaaaaaaacaatactattcacttacataattttgttgagctgcctcattgacaaaagattttgtcgattttttcatatgagcatccctccaagtatcaataacatgcgcatctgggttctcctatacaaatgtaaacaaaatgttttaGAATGtgtaattttataaaattaaattaacatctttaCTTACATATccgtgacgcttagctgccaacgactttgtgccttgtgttgttacatacttcattgttttctgtttgcttgatttttagcgaaatgagccaaaaatctttcgctaAAAAACAATTCACAAATATtcttccaagcctccttagtgcaatggtttggtggcttagagaggacattctcctAATCTTCTAGTCCAacataatgatttttgaagtgtttatgtctATTGTTCTTTCTCTTGCGATATCTTTCGCCCATCTCCTTATAGACAGTTGCCAGAACagactcacgttgtggatgaccgcctatattatagtaatactgcattaagaaaaaaaaaatagatgactttgtaaataatggaaataaataatgaaaagtacaagatttgtaatttttttaccctcatacaatcaagcacttgatccttaaactgttgaggtaaattagcaaaatccaagtaatgtcccgGACAAAAAATGG
It encodes the following:
- the LOC133801870 gene encoding protein DOG1-like 4; this encodes MTSFTNFYETWFEQLHHLVHQLVAAHRPPTTPDHNYDLEHLVNKVMSHYTEYYQVKSVAAESDVLSVFAAPWATTLERSLHWMAGWRPTTVFHLIYSESSILFESHIIDILRGLRTGDLGDLSPSQFRRVSELQCETVREENGITAEFSEWQDSASELMNVSANVSEKIGRLVSVLRKADDLRLRTIQRVVELLTPQQAVEFLIAAAELQFGVRAWGVNHDRQRENIQ